A section of the Candidatus Cloacimonas sp. genome encodes:
- a CDS encoding thiamine phosphate synthase, translating into MDNFGLYIVMTNPLLGYETFTEICVQEEVPLLQIRDKHLSDRELLNLGKSLKAITEGSKTRFIVDDRPDICLLTKADGLHLGQDDLPWKEVLPFLPNNTLLGVSTHNLKQAKELMESITAQTNLKKPDYFSFGPIYPTVAKEKPDPATGVEDLKTVLNLSPIPVVAIGGLFPENLPNVLAVGAQNLAFIRHFTLSQETAELKAKIRAMKSLLKEAQK; encoded by the coding sequence GTGGATAACTTCGGCTTATATATCGTTATGACTAATCCGCTTTTGGGGTATGAAACATTCACCGAGATATGTGTTCAGGAAGAAGTCCCGCTGCTGCAGATTCGCGATAAACATCTTTCCGATAGAGAGTTGCTGAATCTTGGCAAAAGTTTGAAAGCTATCACCGAGGGCTCTAAAACCAGGTTCATAGTTGATGACCGACCGGATATCTGTCTTTTGACAAAAGCAGATGGCTTACATTTAGGGCAGGATGATCTTCCCTGGAAAGAGGTTTTACCTTTTTTGCCCAACAACACTCTTTTAGGTGTTTCTACGCATAATTTAAAGCAGGCAAAAGAATTAATGGAAAGCATCACTGCCCAAACAAACCTAAAAAAGCCGGATTATTTCAGTTTTGGCCCCATCTATCCAACCGTTGCCAAAGAAAAACCTGATCCCGCTACTGGGGTTGAGGATTTAAAAACTGTTCTGAATTTATCTCCTATACCGGTAGTGGCGATTGGAGGGTTATTTCCTGAAAATCTGCCTAATGTTTTAGCCGTTGGAGCCCAAAATCTGGCTTTTATCAGGCATTTTACTCTTTCCCAAGAGACAGCGGAATTAAAAGCCAAAATTAGAGCAATGAAATCATTATTAAAGGAGGCACAAAAATGA
- a CDS encoding sulfide-dependent adenosine diphosphate thiazole synthase, with protein sequence MEAQISKAITNSWFTKLQNHLVSDVIIVGGGPSGLVCAAKLASQNIKTTLIEKDLAPGGGMWGGAMFFNQIVFHKDSLPLLERLAISYSYSGNDLYVCDAVEATSSLIYNATHKGAGIFTGICMEDVLVKDNRVSGVVINWATVQKEKLHIDPLSLSAQAILDATGHPCEVVSVLCRKNTIHLNLPSDTIPYEKSLNAEAGEKSCLEFTQEVYPGLFVSGMAACGVSGSNRMGPIFTSMLLSGMKVADLILQSLNREH encoded by the coding sequence ATGGAAGCTCAAATTTCCAAAGCCATTACCAACAGCTGGTTTACCAAGCTGCAAAATCATCTCGTCAGTGATGTAATTATTGTGGGAGGAGGTCCTTCGGGTCTTGTTTGTGCCGCGAAACTTGCCTCGCAAAACATCAAAACCACCCTCATTGAAAAAGACCTTGCTCCCGGAGGAGGTATGTGGGGCGGAGCGATGTTTTTTAATCAAATCGTTTTCCATAAAGATTCGCTTCCGCTTTTAGAGCGTTTGGCAATTTCCTATAGCTATTCTGGCAACGACTTATATGTTTGCGATGCCGTGGAAGCAACTTCCTCTCTAATTTACAATGCCACTCATAAAGGAGCGGGCATTTTTACCGGTATTTGTATGGAAGATGTTCTGGTAAAAGATAATCGGGTTTCAGGTGTGGTGATAAACTGGGCTACAGTGCAAAAAGAAAAGCTGCATATAGACCCTCTTTCTTTATCCGCCCAAGCCATTTTGGATGCAACTGGGCATCCTTGTGAAGTAGTTAGTGTTTTATGCCGCAAAAACACTATCCACTTGAATTTGCCCTCTGATACCATTCCTTATGAAAAGTCCTTAAATGCCGAAGCAGGCGAAAAATCCTGTTTGGAATTTACGCAAGAGGTCTATCCTGGTCTTTTTGTTTCCGGTATGGCTGCTTGTGGAGTTAGCGGCAGTAATAGAATGGGTCCTATTTTTACCAGTATGTTGCTTTCCGGAATGAAAGTAGCGGATTTGATTCTGCAATCGCTAAACCGGGAGCATTAA